One Sphaerisporangium krabiense DNA segment encodes these proteins:
- a CDS encoding MarR family winged helix-turn-helix transcriptional regulator, which translates to MIPSDDAKLTAFGLLMEVHAGLVGKMTPAFTAAGLSGVDFETLIRLARSPERQLRMSDLAAQTSLSTSGVTRVVDRLEREGLVRRVACASDRRASYATLTDAGVERLEVVVPRHLEDIETWFTGLLSPAQLETLLDTLRILRDVVRPCATAGAEVPGEVTRPRS; encoded by the coding sequence GTGATCCCATCAGACGACGCCAAACTCACCGCGTTCGGTCTCCTCATGGAGGTCCACGCCGGCCTCGTGGGCAAGATGACCCCCGCCTTCACCGCCGCCGGGCTGTCCGGGGTCGACTTCGAGACCTTGATCCGTCTCGCCCGGTCTCCCGAGCGCCAGCTCCGCATGAGCGACCTGGCGGCGCAGACGTCGCTGTCGACCAGCGGGGTGACGCGCGTCGTGGACCGGCTCGAACGCGAGGGCCTGGTGCGCCGCGTGGCCTGCGCGAGCGACCGCAGGGCGTCCTACGCGACGCTCACGGACGCCGGAGTGGAGCGGCTGGAGGTCGTCGTGCCCCGGCACCTGGAGGACATCGAGACGTGGTTCACCGGGCTCCTGAGCCCCGCGCAGCTCGAAACGCTGCTCGACACCCTGCGGATCCTCCGCGACGTCGTACGGCCCTGCGCCACGGCGGGCGCTGAGGTGCCGGGAGAGGTCACCCGGCCGAGATCGTGA
- a CDS encoding YceI family protein — protein sequence MSTRAWEGIAIPESGTFDLDAAHSIVGFTAKHMMVTKVRGRFQDFTGSVTIAENPLESSAELTIRTASIDTGSTDRDNHLRSEDFLAVDKFPELTFRSARVVEHSGDDFTVVGDLTIRDVTKQVTLKVEYGGAGTNPWGAEVFGFSIETEIDREDFGLTWNVALETGGVLVSKKVKIEVEGQATRRA from the coding sequence ATGAGCACTCGCGCCTGGGAAGGCATCGCGATCCCCGAGTCCGGCACCTTCGACCTCGACGCCGCGCACAGCATCGTGGGCTTCACGGCGAAGCACATGATGGTGACCAAGGTCCGCGGGCGGTTCCAGGACTTCACCGGCAGCGTCACGATCGCGGAGAACCCGCTCGAATCGTCGGCCGAGCTCACGATCCGCACCGCCAGCATCGACACCGGCAGCACCGACCGCGACAACCACCTCCGCAGCGAGGACTTCCTGGCGGTCGACAAGTTCCCCGAGCTGACCTTCCGCAGCGCCCGGGTCGTCGAGCACTCCGGCGACGACTTCACCGTCGTGGGCGACCTCACCATCCGCGACGTCACCAAGCAGGTCACGCTCAAGGTGGAGTACGGCGGCGCCGGCACCAACCCGTGGGGCGCCGAGGTCTTCGGCTTCTCCATCGAGACCGAGATCGACCGCGAGGACTTCGGCCTGACCTGGAACGTCGCCCTGGAGACCGGCGGCGTCCTCGTCAGCAAGAAGGTCAAGATCGAGGTAGAAGGCCAGGCCACCCGCCGCGCCTGA
- a CDS encoding tyrosine-type recombinase/integrase encodes MGARKPNGRSSIYFGNDGYWHGWVVVGTKPDGSPDRRHRMAKTETEVTRKVQELEGKRETGHVGKPGRVPTVTEWMTEYLDVICKRLVASDKMAPRTLEDYRSKTRHWIIPLLGRHRLDKLGPEHLDQAYATMLERGLSSSTVLKIHRILSRALKIAVRRRKITTNVATMVDAPVANDPDIDALTREEARRILEVAKTRRNGARWSVALSLGIRQGEALGLRWSFVDLDSGVIKAWYQVQRRPWEHGCDDSHACGGEWHRWPCKKRCGEHKHKKDCPEGCKERGHVCPTRTCPKECTGHAERCPKRRGGGLVFRQRKGKHRLTLQCPPELLPILQAHREWQAAEREKAGDLWEDHDLVFATQRGRPMERSEDYKMWKAILKQAGVRDARLHDARHTAGTLLVEQGVHIRVVQEILGHARVTTTQRYTHVAGSLMRDASERMGSALWGDG; translated from the coding sequence ATGGGTGCTCGGAAGCCCAACGGTCGCTCGTCCATCTATTTCGGCAACGATGGATATTGGCATGGGTGGGTCGTGGTCGGCACTAAGCCGGACGGCTCGCCCGATCGCCGGCACCGCATGGCGAAGACGGAAACGGAGGTTACGCGCAAGGTCCAGGAACTGGAAGGCAAGCGCGAGACCGGCCATGTCGGCAAACCCGGCCGTGTACCCACGGTCACGGAGTGGATGACCGAGTATCTCGACGTCATCTGTAAGCGGCTCGTCGCGTCGGACAAGATGGCACCGCGCACATTGGAGGACTACCGGTCTAAGACGCGACACTGGATCATCCCCCTGCTCGGTCGTCACCGACTCGACAAGCTGGGGCCTGAACACCTGGACCAGGCGTACGCGACCATGCTGGAGCGTGGGCTCTCCTCAAGCACTGTGCTGAAGATCCATCGGATTCTGTCGCGAGCGTTGAAGATCGCTGTACGACGAAGGAAGATCACCACGAACGTCGCGACGATGGTCGACGCGCCAGTGGCGAACGATCCAGATATTGATGCGCTGACCCGTGAGGAGGCGCGGAGGATTCTGGAGGTCGCGAAGACGAGACGTAACGGGGCTCGGTGGTCGGTCGCCCTGTCGCTCGGTATCCGGCAGGGGGAAGCGCTCGGGCTTCGCTGGTCCTTCGTCGATCTCGATTCGGGCGTGATCAAGGCGTGGTATCAGGTTCAGCGCCGCCCCTGGGAGCATGGCTGTGACGATTCCCATGCCTGCGGCGGGGAGTGGCACCGCTGGCCGTGCAAGAAGCGGTGTGGTGAGCACAAGCACAAGAAGGATTGCCCTGAGGGATGTAAGGAGCGGGGTCATGTGTGCCCGACCCGTACATGTCCGAAAGAGTGCACCGGTCATGCGGAGCGCTGTCCGAAGCGGCGCGGGGGCGGCCTGGTCTTTCGGCAACGCAAGGGTAAGCATCGGCTCACCCTGCAATGTCCGCCTGAGTTGCTGCCCATCCTGCAAGCCCATCGCGAGTGGCAGGCGGCGGAAAGGGAGAAGGCCGGCGACCTCTGGGAGGATCATGACCTGGTCTTCGCAACGCAACGGGGCAGGCCGATGGAGCGGAGCGAGGACTACAAGATGTGGAAGGCCATTCTCAAGCAGGCCGGTGTTCGAGACGCTCGGCTCCATGACGCGCGGCATACCGCGGGTACGCTCCTGGTAGAGCAGGGCGTACACATCCGTGTCGTTCAGGAGATCCTTGGGCACGCGCGGGTGACCACGACACAGCGGTACACCCACGTTGCGGGCTCGCTGATGCGGGACGCGAGTGAGCGCATGGGGTCTGCTCTCTGGGGTGATGGATGA
- a CDS encoding helix-turn-helix domain-containing protein, with protein sequence MNVDKLFYRPKEAADSLGMSRTAVFRLIKTGELQSIKREGYRLVPAWALVEFARALEAAAGLAHREVA encoded by the coding sequence GTGAACGTGGACAAACTGTTCTACCGTCCCAAGGAGGCGGCTGATTCGCTGGGCATGAGCCGCACAGCCGTATTCCGACTCATCAAGACCGGCGAACTCCAGTCGATCAAGCGTGAGGGATACCGGCTCGTCCCTGCCTGGGCGCTTGTCGAGTTCGCGCGCGCTCTGGAGGCCGCGGCCGGTCTCGCGCATCGCGAGGTGGCCTGA
- a CDS encoding replication initiator, producing the protein MTHPDDRSLPRAVRAAMPLALDVIEEACKVNGVCIRPVVLKRTDTLTGRVEYVNIPCGATLATKCEPCATRVVQLRKAQCREGWHLEAEPVAEPNPPTDRQLRLVEERADAEAQREMAEQDGADLAAWDEAITTLDDQLAESGVRGHILPGEGKPRRSRSTRRRQDAPDLPKRQRENRTVGSTFTAPDGRVYRPSLFITLTCDSYGKVRPDGTPVDPSTYDYVRAARDAIHFPKLVDRFVQNLRRVAGYEVQYFATVEPHKRLAPHLHMAVRGTMPRTEVKAVAAATYHQVWWPSCDTVRFEGEHLPVWGDDQHATERNDGQAGDYLDPATGEVLPTWEQALDQLDADEDAQPLHVVRLGPQVDVKGVMAGSPGADLGLHYLTKYLTKSLTECHEPTTDAQRAHVERLMAVLRYEPCAPTCPNWLRYGIQPKNAKAGMRPGACRGKAHKPEHLGYAGRRVLVSRKWSGKTLAEHKQDRRAWVLEQLAELGLPATHDQTDPLDPYRYTWHPVTSTDRGVPPRAKRLLDELAKRHQWRAALKQAQARASGQPLEDLSATREAA; encoded by the coding sequence GTGACCCACCCGGACGATCGTTCCCTTCCCCGGGCCGTGCGCGCGGCCATGCCCCTGGCCCTGGACGTGATCGAAGAGGCGTGCAAGGTCAACGGGGTCTGCATCCGCCCGGTCGTGCTCAAGCGCACCGACACCCTCACGGGCAGGGTCGAGTACGTCAACATCCCCTGCGGCGCCACGCTGGCGACCAAGTGCGAACCGTGCGCCACCCGGGTCGTGCAACTCCGCAAGGCCCAATGCCGGGAGGGCTGGCACCTGGAGGCCGAACCGGTCGCCGAACCCAACCCACCCACCGACCGACAACTCCGGCTCGTCGAAGAACGCGCCGACGCCGAAGCACAACGCGAGATGGCCGAACAGGACGGCGCCGACCTGGCCGCCTGGGACGAGGCCATCACCACCCTGGATGACCAGCTCGCCGAGTCCGGCGTGCGGGGCCACATCCTGCCGGGTGAGGGTAAGCCTCGCCGGTCGCGCTCGACTCGTCGCCGGCAGGACGCTCCGGATCTGCCCAAGCGGCAGCGCGAGAACCGCACCGTGGGAAGCACCTTCACCGCACCGGACGGGCGCGTCTACCGGCCGTCGCTGTTCATCACCCTGACCTGCGACAGCTACGGCAAGGTCCGCCCGGACGGCACCCCGGTCGATCCCTCGACGTACGACTACGTGCGGGCCGCGCGGGATGCGATCCACTTCCCCAAGCTGGTGGATCGGTTCGTGCAGAACCTACGCCGGGTGGCCGGGTATGAGGTGCAGTACTTCGCCACCGTCGAACCGCATAAGCGTCTCGCGCCGCACCTGCACATGGCCGTGCGAGGCACCATGCCACGTACTGAGGTCAAGGCCGTAGCCGCGGCCACCTACCACCAAGTCTGGTGGCCGTCCTGCGACACGGTGCGTTTCGAGGGCGAACACCTCCCGGTCTGGGGCGACGACCAGCACGCCACCGAGCGCAACGACGGGCAGGCCGGCGACTACCTCGACCCCGCCACAGGCGAAGTGCTGCCCACTTGGGAACAGGCTCTCGACCAACTCGACGCCGACGAAGATGCCCAACCCTTGCACGTCGTGCGACTGGGGCCACAGGTCGACGTCAAGGGCGTCATGGCCGGATCCCCCGGCGCGGACCTGGGCCTGCACTACCTGACCAAGTACCTCACCAAGTCACTCACCGAGTGCCACGAGCCCACCACCGACGCTCAGCGGGCGCACGTGGAACGGCTCATGGCGGTCCTGCGATACGAACCGTGCGCACCGACCTGCCCCAACTGGCTCCGCTACGGCATCCAGCCCAAGAACGCCAAAGCGGGGATGCGGCCCGGGGCCTGCCGGGGCAAGGCCCACAAGCCCGAACACCTCGGCTACGCCGGACGCCGCGTCCTGGTCTCCCGCAAGTGGTCCGGCAAGACCCTCGCCGAACACAAACAAGACCGCCGCGCCTGGGTCCTGGAACAACTCGCCGAACTCGGCCTACCGGCAACCCACGACCAGACCGACCCCCTCGACCCGTACCGCTACACCTGGCACCCGGTCACCTCCACCGATCGCGGCGTACCTCCCCGCGCCAAACGACTCCTCGACGAACTCGCCAAACGCCACCAATGGCGCGCGGCACTCAAACAAGCCCAAGCCAGAGCGAGCGGGCAACCCCTCGAAGATCTTTCGGCAACCAGAGAGGCGGCGTGA
- a CDS encoding FtsK/SpoIIIE domain-containing protein, which yields MLRKLPGDYTRDIVSTAPDSLVFRPTVVKTPAVFTIAVISFRATVGLFRMVWRHPLACLAVLAPIALGALCGWRVALVAVVATVSAPAGWRLAEPVSFTAWIGLRLRAWWRWMWNYRRHWQPVMAVSGLAKHIGGREYLPRLLKVTCTPTADVVAVKMLSGQSVTDWQDRTDNLAHGFTGYECRVVSAKPGRVTLVFPRRDVLASPIPALPITGDVQVSAVPVGVREDGSAYLLKLHGTHVLVAGATGAGKGSWLWSAIRGLLPAQHAGLVEIWALDPKLMELSYGRALFGDRYAADPGACADLLEAAVKVMQERAGRFAGVQRNHTPTVDDPFILVVVDEVAFLTAYQTDRKCRERITAALATLTTQGRAVGVGVLAALQDPRKEILSIRNLFPDKIALRLDEPAQVDLVLGDGARDRGALADQISPNPATGAGIGYVRLEASPEPVRVRAAYVSDSDIRAMVAEYAGTGEAR from the coding sequence ATGCTGCGCAAACTCCCCGGCGACTACACCCGCGACATCGTCTCCACCGCCCCCGACTCCCTGGTGTTCCGCCCCACGGTGGTCAAGACCCCGGCCGTCTTCACCATCGCCGTGATCTCCTTCCGCGCGACCGTGGGCCTGTTCCGTATGGTGTGGCGGCACCCCCTCGCCTGCCTGGCCGTCCTCGCTCCCATCGCGCTGGGAGCGTTATGCGGCTGGCGCGTCGCCTTGGTGGCCGTCGTCGCGACCGTCTCGGCGCCTGCCGGATGGCGGCTGGCCGAACCGGTGTCCTTCACCGCCTGGATCGGGCTCCGGCTTCGGGCGTGGTGGCGGTGGATGTGGAACTACCGGCGGCACTGGCAACCGGTCATGGCCGTCTCCGGCCTGGCCAAGCACATCGGCGGACGCGAGTACCTGCCCCGCCTGCTCAAGGTCACCTGCACACCGACCGCCGATGTGGTCGCGGTCAAGATGCTGTCGGGGCAATCGGTTACCGACTGGCAGGACCGAACCGACAATCTCGCGCACGGCTTCACCGGTTACGAATGCCGAGTCGTCTCGGCCAAGCCCGGCCGTGTGACCCTGGTCTTCCCTCGGCGTGACGTACTAGCCTCGCCGATTCCCGCGCTGCCCATCACGGGGGACGTGCAGGTGTCGGCGGTCCCGGTCGGCGTGCGGGAAGACGGCTCGGCCTACCTGCTCAAGCTGCACGGAACTCACGTCCTGGTGGCCGGCGCGACCGGTGCAGGCAAGGGCTCATGGCTCTGGTCGGCAATCCGCGGCCTACTCCCCGCGCAGCACGCCGGACTGGTCGAGATCTGGGCGCTTGATCCCAAGCTCATGGAACTGTCGTACGGGCGGGCCTTGTTCGGGGACCGGTATGCCGCCGACCCCGGTGCCTGTGCCGACCTGCTCGAAGCGGCGGTCAAGGTCATGCAAGAACGTGCGGGCCGCTTCGCCGGAGTCCAGCGAAACCACACACCCACCGTCGATGACCCGTTCATCCTGGTCGTGGTGGATGAGGTGGCATTCCTAACCGCCTACCAGACCGACCGCAAATGCCGTGAACGCATCACGGCCGCGCTGGCCACCCTCACCACCCAAGGCCGTGCTGTGGGCGTCGGGGTGCTGGCCGCGTTGCAGGACCCACGCAAAGAGATCCTGTCGATCCGGAACCTGTTCCCCGACAAGATCGCGCTACGGCTCGACGAACCCGCACAAGTTGACCTCGTCCTCGGCGACGGGGCGCGCGACCGTGGCGCGCTGGCCGACCAGATCTCCCCCAACCCGGCCACCGGGGCCGGCATCGGATACGTGCGGCTGGAAGCCTCCCCCGAACCGGTTCGGGTCCGCGCCGCCTACGTCTCCGACTCCGACATCCGCGCCATGGTCGCCGAGTACGCCGGGACGGGTGAGGCCCGGTGA
- a CDS encoding plasmid replication, integration and excision activator has translation MAIPRTFRVEFAEVFPSGCYMVGEVEQVKDFEASTPGKPVWARDKDTGDFLWQITVLDCAPDARDKTLKVKVTSPVQPVPPAPLQGLPFIPVEFDGMTVTPWQNGQRIAYSIKAREMRAPRASGSAPARSAAAGKDVARDAA, from the coding sequence GTGGCTATCCCCCGAACGTTCCGCGTCGAGTTCGCCGAGGTGTTCCCCTCCGGCTGTTACATGGTGGGCGAGGTCGAGCAGGTCAAGGACTTCGAAGCCTCTACCCCCGGCAAGCCGGTGTGGGCGCGCGACAAGGACACCGGTGACTTCCTCTGGCAGATCACCGTCCTGGACTGCGCCCCCGACGCGCGGGACAAGACGCTCAAGGTCAAGGTCACCTCCCCGGTTCAACCGGTCCCGCCGGCACCGCTTCAGGGGCTGCCGTTCATCCCCGTGGAGTTCGACGGTATGACCGTCACCCCCTGGCAGAACGGGCAGCGCATCGCCTACTCGATCAAGGCCCGCGAGATGCGCGCGCCCCGTGCCTCGGGTAGCGCCCCGGCCCGATCTGCCGCGGCCGGTAAGGACGTCGCGAGGGATGCCGCCTGA
- a CDS encoding GntR family transcriptional regulator: protein MIKGVISYTAWSPPYADDKSSSGVLVMSVSDEQYAPPKYAQIVTAIRQRIADGTYPPGSQLPSETALVREFAVSRPTVVRALQTLQLRGFIDREHGRGSFVKAVPPVSEGDSSRPGRAVLDRVEAVEGAVVIAAGTHPAPANVAALFELPEGTPAVMRRVLLSEADEPCELVTFWCPIELAEGTDLGRKQPLTVNVRQHFQSIKGLRFDHVVQRLAARHPLPHEIEVFALGKSAAVLGVLARTFDGTGRLALVVDIALPGTMHELEDSYSL, encoded by the coding sequence ATGATCAAGGGGGTGATCAGCTATACAGCCTGGTCACCCCCCTATGCTGACGACAAGTCGAGTAGTGGGGTTCTTGTGATGTCGGTTTCCGATGAGCAGTACGCGCCGCCGAAGTACGCGCAGATCGTGACGGCCATCCGGCAGAGGATCGCGGACGGGACCTATCCCCCCGGCTCGCAGTTGCCTTCGGAAACCGCGCTGGTTCGTGAGTTCGCCGTCAGCCGCCCTACGGTGGTGCGGGCGCTTCAGACCTTGCAGCTTCGCGGGTTCATCGATCGCGAGCATGGCAGGGGATCGTTTGTGAAGGCTGTGCCTCCAGTCAGCGAGGGGGATTCCTCCCGGCCGGGTCGGGCGGTGCTGGATCGGGTCGAGGCCGTCGAGGGTGCGGTGGTCATCGCTGCCGGAACCCATCCGGCGCCGGCGAACGTGGCGGCGTTGTTCGAACTACCGGAAGGCACCCCGGCCGTCATGCGCCGCGTCCTGCTCAGCGAGGCTGACGAGCCATGCGAGCTGGTCACCTTCTGGTGCCCCATCGAGCTGGCCGAAGGTACCGACCTAGGCCGCAAGCAGCCGTTGACGGTGAACGTACGTCAGCACTTCCAGAGCATCAAGGGGCTGCGCTTTGACCACGTGGTGCAGCGGCTGGCCGCACGTCATCCGCTGCCGCATGAGATCGAGGTGTTCGCGCTCGGCAAGTCAGCCGCCGTACTGGGGGTCCTAGCTCGGACGTTCGATGGCACTGGCCGGTTGGCCCTAGTAGTGGACATAGCGCTTCCGGGCACGATGCACGAGCTCGAAGACAGCTACTCACTTTGA
- a CDS encoding GntR family transcriptional regulator gives MAELPLPDLDPTSDRAVFRQIADHIRDAIEQGVLAEGEKVPSEAQLMQHYGVARMTIRNALQVLQGEGLTVAEHGRGVFVRSHPPVRRLASDRFARRHREQGKAAFIAETEGAGGRPTVDSIKITEEAPSASVAELLGLTAADLVIRRSRRYLINGQPVETAVSYIPAEIARGTRIAETDSGPGGIYARLEELGHRLDHFVEEIRSRMPLRDEMRALKLAPGVPVFHLVRTAYTTGGKAVEVCDTVMSSDAYVLSYELPAR, from the coding sequence GTGGCCGAGCTGCCGTTGCCGGATCTGGACCCGACCAGCGATCGGGCCGTGTTCCGGCAGATCGCCGATCACATCCGGGACGCGATCGAGCAAGGCGTCTTGGCCGAGGGTGAGAAAGTGCCCTCGGAAGCTCAGCTCATGCAACACTACGGCGTCGCGAGGATGACCATCCGCAACGCTCTCCAGGTCCTCCAGGGTGAGGGGCTGACGGTCGCGGAGCATGGGCGTGGTGTCTTCGTCCGTTCGCATCCTCCGGTGCGGCGGCTGGCTTCGGATCGGTTTGCGCGTCGTCATCGCGAGCAGGGCAAGGCCGCGTTCATCGCGGAGACCGAGGGGGCTGGCGGCAGGCCGACCGTGGACTCGATAAAGATCACGGAGGAGGCGCCTTCCGCGAGCGTGGCCGAGTTGCTCGGGCTCACCGCCGCGGACTTGGTGATCCGTCGCTCTCGCCGTTATCTGATCAACGGTCAGCCGGTTGAGACGGCGGTGTCCTACATTCCGGCTGAGATCGCTCGCGGTACGCGGATCGCTGAGACCGACAGTGGGCCGGGCGGGATCTACGCCCGGCTAGAGGAGTTGGGGCACCGACTCGATCACTTCGTGGAGGAGATCCGGTCGCGTATGCCGCTGCGTGATGAGATGCGGGCGCTCAAGCTCGCGCCCGGTGTTCCGGTGTTTCACCTGGTCAGGACGGCGTATACGACGGGCGGTAAGGCTGTAGAGGTGTGCGACACGGTGATGTCGAGTGACGCCTACGTGCTGTCGTACGAACTGCCTGCTCGGTAG
- a CDS encoding NUDIX hydrolase — protein MDHQNTHSVSVAGVIIDDQGRALLTQRRDNGHWEAPGGVLERDEDIITGLLREVREETGLDVEPVTLTGIYKNMTRGIVALVFRCKVIGGHLTETDETRSFRWVASDEVRTLASEAFAVRVLDALRNDPTPAIRHHDGTHLL, from the coding sequence ATGGATCACCAGAACACGCACTCAGTCAGCGTGGCAGGCGTGATCATCGACGACCAAGGCCGCGCCCTCCTCACCCAACGCCGCGACAACGGCCACTGGGAAGCCCCCGGCGGAGTCCTCGAACGCGACGAGGACATCATCACCGGCCTACTCCGCGAAGTCCGCGAAGAAACCGGCCTCGACGTCGAACCCGTCACCCTCACCGGCATCTACAAGAACATGACCCGCGGCATCGTCGCCTTGGTCTTCCGTTGCAAGGTCATCGGCGGCCACCTCACCGAAACCGACGAGACTCGCTCATTCCGCTGGGTCGCCTCGGACGAAGTACGTACCCTCGCATCCGAGGCATTCGCCGTCCGCGTCCTGGACGCCCTGCGCAACGACCCGACGCCGGCCATCCGCCACCACGACGGCACCCACCTGCTCTAG
- a CDS encoding IS5 family transposase (programmed frameshift), whose amino-acid sequence MEPLLPATDGRGRPWRGHRQVIDGILWRLRTGAPWRDIPKRFGPWQTCYERFKRWDGDGTWARLLEQLRVTDDSVGNVEWSVSIDSTIARAHQHPGARKRGRRRDDRYTKRSQRRRALGRSRGGLTTKLHLITEARGLPMRLHVTGGNVVDCSAFEAVMAGRRLARIGPGRPRTRPDRLIADKDYSSRKIRTYLRRRGIQAVIPERRDQLANRRRKGGRGGRPYAFDAEAYKERNLVERCFGKLKQWRAIATRFDKLASRYLAGATIGCLMLWLRQLEMSDTL is encoded by the exons ATCGAGCCGTTACTGCCGGCCACGGATGGTCGTGGTCGTCCGTGGCGTGGGCATCGCCAGGTGATCGATGGGATCTTGTGGCGATTGCGGACCGGAGCGCCCTGGCGGGACATCCCGAAGCGGTTTGGGCCCTGGCAGACATGCTACGAGCGGTTCAAGCGGTGGGACGGTGACGGCACCTGGGCTCGGCTTCTGGAGCAGCTGCGGGTCACGGACGACTCGGTGGGCAATGTGGAGTGGAGTGTGAGTATCGACTCCACCATCGCTCGTGCTCACCAGCACCCTGGCGCGCGTAAAAGGGGACGACGGCGGGACGATCGATA TACGAAGCGATCGCAAAGGCGGCGGGCGCTCGGCCGGTCCCGGGGAGGGCTGACCACCAAGCTGCATCTGATCACCGAGGCCCGCGGGCTTCCGATGAGGTTGCATGTGACCGGCGGCAATGTGGTGGACTGCTCGGCGTTCGAGGCTGTCATGGCCGGGCGGCGGCTTGCGCGTATTGGGCCGGGACGGCCGCGCACCCGTCCCGATCGCCTGATCGCAGACAAGGACTACTCCTCCCGGAAGATCCGCACCTACCTGCGCAGGCGTGGCATCCAGGCGGTCATCCCCGAGCGCAGGGACCAGCTCGCCAACCGCAGGCGTAAAGGCGGCCGCGGAGGCCGTCCCTATGCCTTCGACGCCGAGGCGTACAAGGAGCGCAACCTGGTGGAACGCTGCTTCGGCAAGCTCAAGCAGTGGCGGGCCATCGCCACCCGGTTCGACAAGCTCGCCAGCCGCTACCTGGCCGGCGCCACCATCGGCTGCCTGATGCTCTGGCTCCGCCAGCTCGAAATGTCAGACACGCTCTAG
- a CDS encoding GIY-YIG nuclease family protein — protein MPTARPDENDLQVPRATRLIREEIAKFLASEDPNNPSSKLGKAKAAIYAFYDYDGEPIYVGQTSEGVSSRIGRHLTGQRSDAVAKFVLDPFEVAEIQVWTIHGIIVPGMSTSEKRALLNRYESTVYQELRNQARFRAILNEAVPAEIPPVELPDSIRGRIIPDELWGDRRHSDVRIARRANHVARLSQLISERQPSSGLRRTLHLQTQRLEWLSNKRLEDLKIPRYHQEGEQTEIEDD, from the coding sequence GTGCCGACAGCCCGCCCGGACGAAAACGATCTTCAGGTTCCACGCGCGACCCGTCTAATCAGAGAGGAGATAGCCAAGTTCTTGGCCTCGGAAGACCCGAACAACCCGTCGAGCAAGCTGGGCAAAGCGAAGGCCGCTATATATGCTTTCTATGATTACGATGGCGAGCCAATCTATGTGGGCCAGACTTCAGAGGGCGTTTCTTCTCGAATTGGACGCCATCTGACAGGGCAACGATCTGACGCGGTTGCAAAATTCGTTCTAGATCCGTTCGAGGTCGCTGAAATCCAGGTCTGGACGATACATGGGATCATCGTACCAGGAATGTCAACCAGCGAGAAAAGGGCTTTGCTCAACCGCTATGAGTCGACCGTATACCAGGAGCTCCGCAATCAAGCACGTTTCCGGGCTATCTTGAACGAGGCCGTTCCTGCGGAAATTCCTCCGGTAGAGCTTCCGGATTCTATTCGCGGGCGAATAATTCCCGACGAGCTTTGGGGCGATAGGAGGCATTCTGATGTTCGAATCGCACGGAGGGCTAACCATGTAGCTCGCTTGTCTCAACTTATCAGTGAGCGCCAGCCTAGTTCTGGGCTGCGACGAACCCTTCATCTTCAGACCCAACGCCTGGAATGGCTGAGCAACAAGCGCCTTGAAGACCTAAAAATCCCTCGATACCACCAAGAAGGAGAACAAACCGAAATTGAAGACGATTAG
- a CDS encoding very short patch repair endonuclease, with product MPDTTSWASTAASRASMQANKSRDTKPELALRRAVHRLGVRYRVSARPVSDLRRTADLVFTRAKVAVFLDGCFWHGCPEHHTRAVRNGSYWSEKVERNRKRDADTDQRLREAGWLVIRIWEHEDPQLAAERVRDAVKGR from the coding sequence GTGCCAGACACGACATCATGGGCCTCAACTGCGGCAAGCAGGGCGAGCATGCAGGCGAACAAGAGCCGCGACACTAAGCCCGAACTAGCCCTTCGACGGGCTGTGCATCGGTTGGGGGTGAGGTATCGGGTGTCGGCGCGACCCGTTTCTGATCTTCGCCGCACAGCGGATCTTGTGTTCACGCGGGCGAAGGTCGCTGTCTTCCTGGACGGATGCTTCTGGCATGGTTGCCCCGAACATCATACCCGGGCAGTGAGAAACGGCAGCTATTGGTCTGAAAAGGTAGAGCGCAACAGGAAGCGAGATGCCGACACCGACCAAAGGTTACGGGAAGCAGGTTGGCTGGTAATTCGCATTTGGGAGCACGAAGACCCTCAGCTAGCTGCCGAGCGAGTGAGAGATGCCGTTAAGGGACGATAA